One part of the Pseudodesulfovibrio sp. JC047 genome encodes these proteins:
- a CDS encoding amino acid ABC transporter ATP-binding protein — MIQIKNLHKSFGDLKVLKGVNLNVEAGQVVVIIGPSGSGKSTVLRCINKLEEPTSGSIIVDGFDIMDPATDINMVRTEATMVFQQFNLFPHMSVLNNVTLGPIKVRGMSKPDAMRLGMDLLDKVGLADKAGNYPDQLSGGQKQRVAIARSLALQPKAILFDEPTSALDPELVGEVLEVMKQLAREGMTMVVVTHEMGFAKEVADRVIFIDEGKVQVDTDPEAFFDNPKNPRLKDFLGKVVSHI, encoded by the coding sequence ATGATCCAAATCAAAAATCTTCATAAAAGTTTCGGAGATCTCAAGGTTCTCAAAGGCGTAAACCTCAATGTGGAGGCTGGTCAGGTCGTGGTCATCATCGGCCCATCCGGTTCCGGCAAATCCACGGTCTTGCGCTGTATCAACAAGCTGGAAGAGCCGACATCGGGAAGCATCATCGTCGATGGTTTCGATATCATGGACCCGGCCACGGATATCAACATGGTACGAACCGAAGCCACCATGGTTTTCCAGCAATTCAACTTGTTTCCGCACATGTCAGTCCTGAATAACGTCACACTCGGCCCGATCAAGGTTCGCGGCATGTCCAAGCCTGACGCCATGCGACTCGGCATGGACCTGTTGGACAAAGTCGGCCTGGCAGACAAAGCGGGCAATTATCCCGACCAACTCTCTGGCGGCCAGAAACAGCGTGTTGCCATCGCCCGTTCGCTGGCGTTGCAACCCAAGGCAATTCTTTTTGACGAACCCACTTCGGCCCTTGACCCCGAATTGGTCGGCGAAGTGCTTGAAGTCATGAAGCAATTGGCTCGCGAAGGCATGACCATGGTTGTGGTCACGCACGAAATGGGCTTTGCCAAGGAAGTGGCGGATCGGGTCATCTTCATTGATGAGGGCAAGGTTCAAGTCGATACCGACCCGGAGGCGTTTTTTGACAATCCGAAAAACCCACGGCTCAAGGATTTTTTGGGCAAGGTCGTGTCGCACATTTAA
- a CDS encoding amino acid ABC transporter permease — protein sequence MAFEFEPSVMIESLPLLMGGAKMTVILTVGGLFFGFILGVIAGMMKLSHNIFVRKFAGLYVEIIRGTPMLVQAMFLYFGVPMALGIRIPAVVAGIIIIAVNSGAYIAEIVRGAVQSINPGQGEAGRSIGLTPIQTMRYVIWPQAFRRMIPPLGNQFIISLKDTSLLMIIGVGELLRTGDEIVAVNFRSFEVYLTCGLVYLVMTMSIAKALEIVENRLVATGR from the coding sequence ATGGCTTTTGAATTTGAACCTTCAGTAATGATCGAGTCCCTGCCTCTACTTATGGGGGGGGCGAAAATGACGGTTATCCTGACCGTCGGCGGTCTGTTTTTCGGTTTCATTCTCGGCGTCATTGCCGGGATGATGAAACTCTCCCACAACATTTTCGTCCGCAAATTTGCAGGACTGTATGTCGAAATAATACGCGGGACTCCCATGCTTGTGCAGGCGATGTTCCTGTATTTCGGTGTGCCCATGGCTTTGGGAATACGCATCCCGGCTGTTGTTGCCGGTATAATCATCATCGCGGTCAACTCCGGCGCATATATTGCCGAAATCGTGCGCGGTGCCGTTCAATCCATCAATCCAGGACAAGGCGAAGCCGGCCGTTCCATCGGCCTGACCCCAATTCAGACCATGCGCTATGTGATCTGGCCCCAGGCTTTTCGCCGCATGATTCCGCCTCTTGGCAACCAATTCATCATCAGTCTCAAAGACACCTCACTGCTTATGATTATCGGTGTGGGCGAACTGCTTCGCACTGGTGATGAAATCGTGGCCGTGAACTTCCGCTCTTTTGAAGTCTATCTGACCTGTGGTCTGGTGTATCTCGTCATGACCATGAGCATTGCCAAAGCTCTCGAGATCGTGGAAAATCGTTTAGTCGCAACGGGCAGGTAG
- the glnH gene encoding glutamine ABC transporter substrate-binding protein GlnH codes for MKRILTFFIACAISLSMVATAFAGTLTVATDTNFPPFEFKDPKTGEHTGFDVEIWAAIAKEIGVEYKLQPMAFKGIVPGLQSSQLDAGIAGMSITDKRREVIDFSDGYYNSGLLLLVKADDDSITGLKTLDGKVIATKQGTTSVEFLKENATPKDVKLFPNDNAMFMELLTGGVDAVMFDKPVVESFVSKRGKGQVKIVGDLYAGQPYGIGFPKGSELVGKVNAALKTLKENGTYTTLYKKWFGVAPR; via the coding sequence ATGAAACGGATTCTTACTTTTTTCATTGCATGTGCGATCTCTTTGTCCATGGTCGCCACCGCCTTTGCAGGCACACTCACAGTCGCGACTGACACCAACTTCCCCCCGTTCGAATTCAAGGACCCGAAGACCGGTGAACACACTGGTTTCGATGTCGAGATATGGGCTGCCATCGCCAAAGAAATCGGCGTTGAATACAAATTGCAGCCAATGGCGTTCAAAGGCATTGTCCCGGGCTTGCAGTCCTCACAGTTGGATGCCGGAATCGCCGGTATGTCCATCACGGACAAACGCAGAGAAGTCATCGATTTTTCCGACGGCTACTATAATTCCGGTCTGCTGCTTCTGGTCAAGGCTGACGACGACAGCATCACCGGCCTCAAAACACTGGATGGCAAGGTCATCGCCACGAAACAGGGAACGACCAGCGTTGAATTTCTCAAGGAAAACGCCACACCCAAAGACGTCAAATTGTTCCCCAATGACAATGCCATGTTCATGGAATTGCTGACCGGCGGCGTTGATGCGGTCATGTTTGACAAACCTGTTGTTGAATCGTTTGTTTCCAAACGCGGCAAGGGTCAGGTCAAAATTGTAGGCGACCTGTACGCAGGCCAGCCTTACGGCATCGGTTTCCCCAAAGGCTCCGAGCTGGTTGGCAAGGTCAACGCAGCCTTGAAGACCCTCAAGGAAAACGGCACCTACACCACTCTGTACAAGAAATGGTTTGGAGTTGCCCCCCGCTAG
- a CDS encoding response regulator yields MRVKDTPTVLIVDDNRLNIDLLVDILEDQYKLLVALNGPTALELLQDSLPDIILLDIMMPEMDGYEVCTRLKSDERTTKIPIIFITAKSQTEDEAKGLGLGAVDYITKPVNPAIVLARLKTHLALYNQNRELKKMVSLRTQELELSQNKAHEASRAKSAFLANISHELRTPLNHIMGLSSLLLEMDNDPTHQELLTPINEGAVHLTNLFDQLLDLSMLESDALAITFKNFNFLETLDQQIRICTAYAKKRHLEFSVTLQEGLPTLVHGAPLETIQALSNILLNAFRYTEKGTVSLDVRRDPDKYAGTSPDKIMLRFTVTDTGIGISPDKLECIFKSFEIGEQVMTKRLSGSGIGLTISKHLVKKLDGTIWAESTEGHGSQFFISLPFSLPDSSLD; encoded by the coding sequence ATGCGCGTAAAGGACACACCCACAGTCCTGATTGTTGACGACAACAGGCTCAACATAGACCTTCTGGTCGATATTCTTGAAGATCAGTACAAGCTTCTCGTCGCTCTGAATGGACCGACAGCGCTTGAGCTGCTTCAAGACTCACTGCCTGACATCATCCTTCTGGACATCATGATGCCAGAAATGGACGGGTACGAAGTCTGTACTCGACTCAAAAGCGATGAACGCACGACCAAAATCCCCATCATTTTCATCACCGCCAAAAGCCAAACTGAAGACGAAGCCAAGGGACTGGGGCTGGGGGCAGTCGATTATATTACCAAACCCGTCAATCCGGCCATCGTGTTAGCCCGCCTCAAAACGCATCTCGCGCTCTACAACCAAAATCGCGAACTCAAAAAAATGGTCAGCCTCCGCACGCAGGAACTGGAGTTAAGCCAAAACAAAGCGCACGAGGCAAGCCGAGCCAAGTCCGCATTTCTGGCCAACATCAGCCACGAACTTCGAACACCGCTCAATCATATCATGGGGCTTTCCAGCCTTCTGCTCGAAATGGACAATGACCCGACACACCAGGAACTCCTTACCCCAATCAATGAAGGGGCGGTGCATCTGACCAATCTTTTCGACCAACTTCTCGACCTGAGTATGCTGGAATCAGACGCGCTTGCAATCACGTTTAAAAATTTCAACTTCCTCGAAACGCTCGATCAACAGATCAGAATTTGCACGGCATACGCCAAGAAACGACACCTTGAATTTTCTGTCACCCTTCAAGAAGGACTGCCCACACTCGTCCACGGTGCTCCTCTGGAAACCATCCAGGCACTGAGTAACATTCTCCTGAACGCTTTCCGCTATACGGAAAAAGGGACGGTCTCTCTCGATGTCCGCAGAGATCCAGACAAATACGCCGGGACATCCCCTGATAAAATCATGCTCCGATTTACCGTGACCGACACAGGTATCGGCATCTCGCCCGACAAGTTGGAATGCATCTTCAAATCCTTTGAAATAGGTGAACAGGTGATGACCAAACGCCTCAGCGGTTCCGGTATCGGCTTGACCATTTCAAAACACCTTGTCAAAAAACTGGACGGAACCATTTGGGCTGAAAGCACGGAAGGGCACGGCAGTCAATTTTTCATTTCTCTTCCGTTTTCACTGCCGGATTCCTCACTCGACTGA
- a CDS encoding ABC transporter permease, translated as MDTFGLTIAAILVAGAPLVLATLGETLTEKAGIINLSLDGSILLSAMAAFVVSVTFDNPWIGLLAGMATGAAIAGLLGIVGIYLGQSQFAVGFILTLLCRDLAYFLGHTYSRQPGPDLGIWSIPGIGTIPLIGPIFSTQSPVVYIAMLSIVTCWWWMYRTEGGMKLRAVGESPRAAFGRGIRVRLVRLYYCLAGGALVGMAGAAYSLAVKPGWGRPQGCEGAGWIALAIVIFGGWHPVRAALGAFFFAALQVSGIYLQELFPSIPAPVFQVAPFPMMILTLLAVNLGRMGWIQDIIRQHPLLKTFSKGWSIEAPAALGQSFDPKKGL; from the coding sequence ATGGACACGTTCGGACTGACCATTGCCGCCATTCTCGTCGCGGGCGCACCGCTTGTGCTCGCCACACTCGGTGAAACGCTCACGGAAAAAGCCGGTATCATCAACCTGTCGCTGGATGGCTCGATTCTGCTGTCCGCCATGGCCGCGTTTGTTGTTTCCGTCACCTTTGACAACCCATGGATCGGCCTGCTGGCCGGTATGGCAACAGGAGCCGCCATTGCCGGACTCCTCGGTATTGTCGGCATCTATCTCGGACAATCCCAGTTCGCCGTGGGATTCATTCTGACCCTGCTCTGCCGCGACCTCGCCTATTTTCTGGGACACACCTATTCTCGCCAACCCGGCCCGGACCTCGGAATATGGTCCATTCCCGGCATCGGCACCATTCCGTTGATCGGCCCGATCTTCAGCACGCAATCCCCGGTCGTCTATATCGCGATGCTCTCCATCGTCACCTGCTGGTGGTGGATGTATCGAACCGAAGGCGGCATGAAACTCCGCGCTGTTGGCGAGTCCCCCAGAGCCGCTTTCGGACGAGGTATTCGTGTGCGACTGGTCAGGCTCTATTACTGCTTGGCTGGCGGCGCACTCGTGGGCATGGCTGGTGCGGCATACTCTCTTGCCGTCAAACCCGGATGGGGTCGTCCCCAGGGCTGTGAAGGCGCAGGCTGGATCGCTCTGGCCATTGTCATCTTCGGCGGCTGGCACCCGGTTCGGGCCGCATTGGGCGCATTTTTCTTCGCGGCTTTGCAGGTTTCCGGCATTTATTTGCAGGAACTCTTCCCCTCCATACCGGCACCAGTTTTCCAAGTCGCTCCATTCCCGATGATGATTCTCACCCTGCTTGCCGTCAATCTTGGCCGTATGGGATGGATTCAGGATATTATCCGTCAACACCCACTCCTCAAGACCTTCTCCAAAGGCTGGTCCATTGAGGCCCCTGCCGCCCTGGGACAAAGCTTCGACCCGAAGAAGGGGTTATAA
- a CDS encoding ABC transporter permease — protein MNRDSLLTQIGWFCAALGLALLLTVLVAWPAGAPPFETIYILFKGGVGSMSKIGRVLAGWVPLTLCAVGLLVPFTARLWNIGVEGQIIMGAIFCTAALRPYDDGGVLQIALAIGAAMLGGALWALLAGCLRVFGRVHEIFSGLGLNFVALGITLWLIFGPWKRPGVASMSGTEPLDISLWLPRIGSLSVSWVGLALAVVATIFVYILLYRTKWGLKMRAVGENPKAATLFSLGPRRRLLQAFMICGALAGLAGATQVLGVYHRLLPAISSNYGYTALLVGMMASFRLPLVPFICLFFAILNVGSIQLPLQLGLDSSLSGVIQGVMVLSLFIVQGLRLWLKQRKEVD, from the coding sequence ATGAATCGCGACTCACTTCTGACGCAAATCGGATGGTTTTGCGCAGCCCTTGGTCTGGCCCTGCTCCTGACCGTTCTCGTGGCGTGGCCTGCTGGCGCACCCCCCTTTGAAACCATCTATATTCTGTTCAAGGGCGGCGTCGGGTCCATGTCGAAAATAGGGCGTGTCCTGGCAGGTTGGGTACCGCTCACCCTCTGTGCCGTGGGACTGCTGGTTCCGTTCACGGCCCGACTGTGGAATATCGGTGTGGAAGGCCAGATAATCATGGGGGCCATTTTCTGTACCGCTGCCCTACGACCATATGATGACGGCGGCGTCCTTCAGATCGCCCTCGCCATCGGTGCGGCCATGCTCGGCGGCGCACTCTGGGCACTCCTTGCGGGCTGTCTGCGCGTCTTTGGTCGCGTCCATGAAATCTTTTCCGGACTGGGCCTCAACTTCGTCGCCCTGGGCATCACACTCTGGCTCATTTTCGGACCATGGAAACGCCCCGGCGTGGCCTCCATGTCCGGCACGGAACCACTGGATATTTCACTCTGGTTGCCCCGGATCGGCTCGCTCTCCGTCAGCTGGGTCGGACTGGCCCTTGCCGTGGTCGCCACCATTTTTGTCTACATTCTACTGTACCGCACCAAATGGGGACTCAAAATGCGCGCGGTGGGTGAAAATCCCAAAGCCGCCACCCTGTTTTCATTGGGCCCCCGACGCCGCCTGCTCCAGGCATTCATGATCTGCGGCGCATTGGCCGGACTAGCCGGAGCGACGCAGGTACTCGGCGTCTACCACCGGCTGCTCCCCGCTATCTCATCCAACTACGGCTACACGGCCCTACTCGTTGGCATGATGGCGTCATTCCGACTGCCACTGGTCCCGTTCATCTGTCTCTTTTTCGCCATACTCAATGTCGGCTCCATCCAGTTGCCACTTCAGCTTGGACTCGACTCCTCCCTATCCGGCGTCATTCAAGGCGTCATGGTCCTTTCCCTGTTCATTGTTCAGGGACTTCGCCTCTGGCTCAAACAACGGAAGGAGGTCGATTAA